Genomic window (Lycium barbarum isolate Lr01 chromosome 2, ASM1917538v2, whole genome shotgun sequence):
GCCCTTGGATGGTGAAAATAAAGAGTTTTTTTTCTCCATTGACAAGGACCGAGATGGTGGTAAAGGAGATGCAAGACAGGATGCGCTTGGATAACTTGGGTGGGAAGTTAAAGAAGGATAGAGTATCATGAATGAAAGACCACTCAATCCTATCGAAGGCCTTCTCCAGGTCAATTTTAAGGATCATGTTGGGATTTTGCCTTTCATTTTCTTAAAGTGGAAAATGTATTCTTGGACAATGATAGCATTGTCAGAAGCTCTTCTAATAGACAAGAATAGCATTGTCAAAAGCTCTTCTATTAGATAAGAAACTCGACTAACTCGGGCCAATAATAGAGGGGAGGATGGGCTTGCTCTTATTGACAATCGCTTTAGTAACAATTTTGTACACAATATTGCATAAATCTAGTGGTCTAAAGTTTTTGAACATGGTGGCATTTGTACACTTAGGGGTGAGGCACATATGATTATGGTTCATGGTGTCCATGGTGTTGGTTTCAAACACTTCTCTACAAAATACAATTGTCTTTTCACCAACAGCAGGCCAATACTTTTGAAAGAAAAAAGGGTGCACAAGCCATTAGGGCCTGGGGCCGTGTTGGGTTTAAAGAATTTTAGGGCAATAGTGATTTCACTACCTCTGAGGGGGGCATCCAGCTGGTACAACTGAGTGCTATGTGATATATTTCCTAGCGCATGAGACTTAGAGTGATCAGTGGTATATAGACTTTTAAAGTAGGACAAGATGTGATTCTTAGTGTCTTCTTCCTCCTAGAAAGATTTACCAACCTTATCCTTGAGGAGCAAGATCctgtttctctttctcttttaaaGTAGATGTGTAGAAAAATCTAGTGTTAGAATCACCCTCACTCAACCAACTAATCCTAGACTTTATCTTCCAGAAGCTTTCCTCCAACTTAAGCATAAAATCATATTCACTAAGGAGCTAGGATTCTAAATCAGTAAGGAAAGTATAGGGGTAGTTGGAGGATCTTTACAAACCATCAATTATAGCTAAAAGTATCTTTCATGTTATGGAAGATGTTACCAAAGGTGATTTTTTTCCAAAGGATGGCATCATCTTGGAATTTTTTTATGGCATTCAGCAGAGAGTTTGAGGGGTTAAAAGTGCCTTCTACAATGACTTTGAAGGAGGGATGATCACACCACAATGGTTCCAATATAAATTGTTTCCTAATGACATTTAGGTTACTGTTGTCAATCTTAATTCGAAAGGGCAGTGCTCAGACTTGGTGTGTGGGAGGTGGGTGAGAGAGGCATTAGGGTATTGGGATATCCACTGGTCATTAGCTAGACATATTTCCAGCCTTTCAAGGATAAGACCCTGCCTGTTTTTATAACCCTTGTTAGTCCAAGTTAATTTTCTACTGAACCCTAAATCCACCAACTTGCACTTTAATACATTTCCAGAAGATATTAGGTTTGCTATTGTTGAGGCAATTACCCCCAAATTTATCCCTAGCTAACAAAATTTCATTGAAGTCCCCTCCCATAATCCATTTTCCTTGAAAAATCTGGGATATGTTCACAAGATTTTCTATAAtgacccgtttcgtcgttacCGTGATTTCAGGGAAATTCGCGACCTTGACCCCTTAAAACACCATCGGTTTGTTATGCTCTTAAAATTCACTAACTTGATCGGACTAGTCGTGCGAATTGTCTGTAAAATATTGGATTTGGGCCACTAGGCCCAATTAGGTCGTTATAGCATCAGCATTGCCGCCCCAATGCTTGTGCAGTAGCGGTAGCATGCTCCATCGAAGCGAAGCTGTGTAATTTCTAAAAGACTGCCCCAGCGTTCGGTTTCCGTTGAAGCGGTGCCGCCTTAGCAGCTTCTAGACCGCTATAGCAGTTGACAAGCAGTTATACCCCTATTTAAAAGTTCATTTCGGGATGTTGACCCCATTTTCTCCAACCCTAATGTCCAGCCGCCACAGAGAGTAATTTCAGCTTCATGAGACTTAAATGTTGGAAAGGTAACCTCTTTAAATCCCTTATGGTAGAGCATTAAATGAGGGATTTTTTTCTCAAATTCTTGTGAAACCTTTGGATAATAGTGGTAATGTTGACCTAGAGTAATTATTAACTCAAGGATGGCCTATTATTACAAGAATTACATTAATAACTAGTCTTAAGCCTAAATCCTTCCTTTTTCTCAAATGGGTTAACATGTTAGATGCCATTAATGGTGTATGTGAAATAGCGAGGTAAGTTGACTTAGGTAAACTTTGATTTCCATAAAAGAGGTGATATAGCATTAAATAAAGAATCTAGAATGATTATGTGAGAAATGATGATTTTATCTTTACAACCCCAATTTCCTAAATTATTTCTTATTTGAATGTATCTGTCGTTCCTACACCTCTCGGATCTACAATTTCCCTACAAAGATGGAAGATGGAATTCAAGTGGATGTTCGCGCACCTGTtcggccttgaggtaggttacggcttccttCTCTTagtagactccggttagacttTCATATACGAATGTTAGATAAAACGGAGAATGTATGTATAGGATCTCGGAGATTGGATGGATACTTAGATTGATAATGTATAAGAATAGTGGTTGTTATGTAGCACTAATATATGTGGGTTTATGATTACCTTAAGGGAGACGTCGATTAGCGAAGCAtttatttagatgatattgtcggagaatgcatgtaaaccatcgggtgtgaagttgggttggatattgaattaggttgggccttgttgtatgatttgggggctagccactaCGATGTGTGGATTCACTTATATTGCTCTATATACTTATTGGCTCGTTTCCACGTTGAGACATCAGGTaattgtgactagtgatataaTATTtactatgatattgcggtactttattTGGTTGGCATTGAGATGAGATTGTGATTTCATTGTGGATttttgtgtagccttattattgatatcgCTTGTGTGCCCTAGGTGGTAttatttgggattgaattggttattgatattacattgcatcgtatccATCATTATTTCCATAATGAATTGacattgcatggttatggtactgatgatggaaGTGAGgtagtgtagcctccgaggtttttgccggagagcgtaaaagaaatatgagagtccgtgatccgaggtcatttatcgAAGCGTAATGAGTGTACGTTGTCCGGGGTTTCTTATCGGGAACGATTGAGTGTTCGATGCCTTAGGTCTTTGCTGGAATCATGAGAGTGGTACATGGGCTTCGCAGGTCCCTCATgagttgtgctgccgagatgtgatgttctattatcggagtacatgtgtacgatgcatatgcattgcattcatcatacatacattattgcattgcattgtacctttgattttggtgatatgttgtgatactattgtgatatactggttcagaattattatactgagacttgggacatttgggtttagatgctataacataagtgATGACTTATTGTGATATAATTGTGATGTACTGACTCAGATTAGCTATAGTTGGGATTAGTTGCTATAATTATAGGTTGTGATCTTGGATTGGGAAAGCGTGGTGCTAGGTGACCTTAATATGAGTGTGTATGATTTGCTAGGTTGGGTGAGTAATGAACACTAGAACGACGAGAGAACTTTCTCTAAAAATAAGAGTGAATTTTGTAATGATAGTTGATTAGTGATACTTGAGCATTGTTGCCTATTGTATGTTATATGAACTATAAGGTCAGTGGTAATGTAGTTAAGCAAATGAATCCTTAAGGATGAGTTAATGGAAATAAGAACCTTATACTTGTTGAGACTAGCGGTAGGTGTTATGTATTGTTGACTTAGTTTCGCCTACCATGCTTGTTGTGAATTCTTTCATCGTTTTGttattctaaccattgtcggcctgtaatgcttatcagtactagtgttgtactgatactactcttgctacatcccttttgggAGTGTAGAGTTTTTCAGGGTATTGATTGATTGGATTTATCCGGGAAATGCTCGGTACCTATCTTGAAGGCCCCATCATTCTCATTCATATATGGAGGTTGAGTCTTTATATTCATTATTGTATTCAGTCTTCGATCTTAgtcactcttgtactagtctagactaggtTATGATCGTATTTCTTAAATTGTTGTAAACAATTCTGCTATTTTGTCTATATATAATGGTTTTGTTTCTGCACTTTATTTATGTTATAATTTGGAGATTAATGGACCTTGTTCTTTGCTTGCAAATTATTTTGTTTTGAGTTAAGGGTTTgtctaccgaggtgggaatgataagtgcccgcgcgatcctgaaatgggtcgtgacatttttccAGAGGTTCTTCCTACTAAAAAATTCATTACTAGCATAAACAACAATGAATAACCAAGAAATATGAGAGTCAATTACCTTGATCATCACATGGACACCATGAGGTGTTATGGAGATGTCCTCAAGCTTGAGAATATCGTCCTTCTACATCATACTATGCCTCCAGTAGCAAATTGGATCTGGCTAGATAAATTAAAAGCTTATGTGAGCTCTTTATGATCTGCCATTCGAATTTGAAGTAGCATGAGCATAGAAGGCCTGTGCATCTTAACCATGGCTTTACAGTGTCTATGAAACCCCGCGTTGTTAACGCCTCACACATTCCAGATTATGATATTCATCATCTTTTTAGGGTGCGGTTTGTCCTTCCCCTTCTTCGCTAGGTTTTACCCTTTTTGCTTAAAAGTCGGGTTGAGAATCACTCTAGACGCGATAAATCCTTGTTGGATAGGTATCGGTGTTGGGGCTCCATACTACTGTAGAAGTTTTCTCAGCTCCCTGTTGCTCATTCACAGTTCCTCTAGCGTCATGTTTCCCTTTCCTAGGATTTCTTCTTGTACTAGGGGCATCGATATGGGGGTTTGCTCCTGAGTACTGTGGGTTTGTTGGGGTGCATGTGTCCATGGGATGAACATAGGGTCCAATGGGAGTAGTTTCGATGTCAGTACCGGAAAAAAGGGAATTGTTTGACTCACTTGGCTTAGCATATTGTTGATGTCCTAAGGTGACATTGTTTCCATGTTTCCATTACACTTGAGATTGTAGAAGATCTTGTAGCCCATACCTGGCAAGAGCTTGAATCATACCCTTCTTGATCACATGTGCCAAAAGCAAAAGGCTTTGGACTATCACTACCAGCGGTTGGTTCCTAATGTTTAGATTGAAGGTAAGCGATTGACCCTTCAATGATCGTTCCATCTAAGATGACGACCTGTGATGCTGCGCTAGGGCACCGTCATATACGTTAATGCAGGTGGTTGGGTCATCGATTGTGGGTCTGGGCTCTGATCCATAGGAGATGAACGTATTATCAATCTAGATAGGGATGGAGATTTTAGACGGTAGAGTGTGGATTAAAGCTTGGGTCTCCATCTTATTACCAGACTAAGAGATCCCGTTGAAACAATAATGGTTGTCATATCATCTGATATGGTGTAACGATAGCTAATAGAGGGGAGCCTGCGCTGGCACTGTTCAAGTGAGAGAGAAGCGGAGGTCGTAGGTCTGAAAATTAGGGGGAAGCATATGGCCCTTAATGGGCCCCTCCTCTGAAATGATCTAGTTGGATCCTTTTAGGGAGTGTGGCCCCTGTGTGGGCGTGTGTTTGACTTGGCTTATTATCGTTTGGATGTGCAAAAGTTTTTTGCCTAGCGTCTTGTTAGTATTAGAAGTGTGTCGGTCATTAGGAgagtggggggaggggggggagtTGTTTTCTCTTTGGGCCTTGGCTCACCAAGATTGTGACTGTTGTTTCCTTTGCCCAGACCAGTGTTTGGGCTATTCATTAGTGTTCATGAGGTTGTTGTGTCTATTATGATCAAGATCGACATTGGAAGTGTTAGCATCAACGTAATTTTTTCTATTGGAGTTAAAAGTAGTAGAGTTAAGGATCTTACCTGTAAGGACATCGAAAGTTTTTACCTAGACTGTTCGTTTATCTTCTTGCTTTGGTTCTTGTTTGGTCAGATTCATTTTTAGGTACTTGTTGCTTTCTTCTTCTAGGAAAAATGATTGTCTACCACTGGTCATGTTCATGATTAGTTTCTTTTATTAGAAGTTTCAGGGTAGTCGGTTGGGGTATGGCATAATTGGTGGGGGCATTTCCCTAGATTATAGCCAATCCTCCCACACCCCTTGCACATAATGCCCTCCCCCTCATAAACTATCTCCTGTTTTGTGACGCCTAACTGTAACAGTTGTTTTGACAGGTTGGTCAAGAGGAACTTCGATACAAATTCTAAAATAACATCCCATCAAGGTGGACGAGGTGCAAGTATCAATTTATAGCAGCATACCAATCCTTTTCCCCACTTTTTCATGAATAATTTTATCGTAGAATTATATGGGCAGTTAAGATAGTCTTATCCAAATTGCAAAGCACGATATGAATGCTTCCTCCGAAACAAAGTCAGGGATTAATCGTCTTACTGACAAGAAGCTCCCTATGATAATCCAAGGTCCATCGTGGAGTGCTTTCTCCATGTTAACTTCTTGATTGAATTTGACAATGAAGAATTTCCACCCAAGGTCGATTCGTATTAGAGCTTCTAAAGGTTTCAATAGCTCTATGAGTTTACCCCTCAAGTAAGCATGAGAGGTTTTCCTTCCGAGCACTTTTATGTTCAATGAGAATCTCCAAGGGTGGTAGATTCTTTTTTCTCATCTGGTGAGAGGGTGATAGGGTCATCATAAATTTCAAACACACTTTGTCTGTCTTCATTGAAGTTTTGCAAGTTGTAAGTGTTGTTCAAGGTAGGAACCTTGTCTTGTAACATCTGATTGTAAGACAGTTTACTAGTTTCGTCCTCCTCCATATTAGAAGTGTTATCGGGTGGATATGGAGGCTCAGGGGGCATTGAGGGTGGTGGGTCTGTGACTTGGGGTGCGAGTATGGCCATTCTCAGAGGGTGGTTTTCCTAAAGAGTTTTTATAATTTTAAGTGAAACAAATATTCAAAGTGTTTTAATATGCTATATACGCCTTTAGCTTAAGATTTTTATATTCATAAACTTTGTGTATAATCAAACCAAGACATGATATGAAATCAAATGGAGGGATGTCttgtttttttcttccttttttcttttttgttttttgtttttattctTTCTTTCCTATAATTCAATTTTAATTTCTATTTAGAGAGATAAAAATTTTATCATGATTCATGAGAAAGATATTAGACAACCCCCCTTGTTTTATTTTTTCACAAATAGGAAGTTTCGAATTCAAATTGAATATTATAAAGAATTACCGGATATAACACAAAATTTCTTCACCTATTCCTTCTAGGGTCACTATAAAGTTATGGATTTAAGTCATATCGACAAACAATGTAAATATATTATCAATGTTAACTTACTTTTACTATAGCAAGCCAATTATTGTTTTTACTAATTTTCAATTAATTCTTACGATAAAAATCGCAACGACAAAGTTAATTCCAGATTAACCAtgtgaaagaaaaaagaaaaaagtgaaaAGGGCAAATCACGCCTACCCACATACATCCTCTGCTGCTTCTTTTAAAGAGGGCCAATACGTGCTTTCCCGTGATATTCCCCTTAATTAGCCCCCCATCTCTCTTTTATcttcccctctctctctctctttctacaGTTGATCAAATCTGAAGAAATAATTTTCCCCTTGtaatccttttcttcttcttcttcttcaggtAATAATCAGTGGCTTTAACAGTTCATAATCCCTTTCTATGTAGTTTAAATGCATTTAACAATTGATCTCTTGCTTTGTCATGTGATTTTCTTGTGTTAATCCTAATTATCTGTGTTTAATTTATCCACTAATTACGAATCTGACTCGAATTTTACTGATTCGTTCGTATCTGTCTTTGAATCTGAATTGGTTTGAGTGCCTTCCTTTCTGATGTCTGTCTATTCATGTGACTGAATCTACaggtcatcatcttcttcttcaaagctcaaatTGGATAGATATTCGATCGATTTGGTGAATCTGATGGAACCAATGGTTGTAGAGATGTCATCAACGGTGATCTCGAATCCTGTAACGTCATCTAACAGAGTAATATcaaggagaaaaaaaattaagaaaagttTGAGAAATCAAACTCagagcagcaacaacaacaataacaataacagtGATAATACTCCGAGCAGTACTACTACTGAATGGAAAACACAAGCTCAACAACAAGTTTACTCATCAAAGCTACTCAAAGCACTCCGTGAAGTTCGAATCAGTCCACCAGCACCCACAGCTCCAAAAGGGGGTCGAGCCGTACGAGAAGTGGCTGACCGAGTCCTTGCTGTTACAGCTAAAGGACGATCCAGGTGGAGCCGAGCTATACTTACAAACAGGCTCAAGCTCAAGTTCATGAAGAAACACGCCAAGCGCCAGAAAGTGGCTGCTTCGTGTACTACAAGCCGGATAACTAGAAAGCCCAGAGTTGGGATATTGAAGCTGAAAACTAAGAATTTACCGGCTTTTCAGAAAAAAGCGAGAGTTTTAGGAAGGCTTGTTCCTGGTTGTAGGAAACAACCATTGCCTGTGATTCTTGATGAAGCAACTGATTATATTGCGGCTCTTGAGATGCAAATTCGAGCTATGAGTGCTTTAGCTGATCTCCTTTCTGGTGCTTCAACCTCTAGTACTACTACTGCGAGCCAGCCTCCACCTAGTTGATCATTTATCGTTTTCTTGGTTTTTATATTTTTGTCTAATTTTCTTCTTCTCCCTTTCTATGAAATATGAATATTCCTCTGTTACATATATTTCTTCTACCCTTTTCAAGTGTTTTTGGGAACATATTAATTGGATTATCAGTTAATATAACGCACTAATTATTTTGTGGATTTAGAATGAAGTGTGTGTCCTAATTGTTTTGGAATTGAGAGATTGTTGATTGACTCATTGGTTTAAGAGTTAATCGTCAAAAAACACATTTGAACTAATCATTTTTTTCCAAACTATTAGCTggtccttttttctttttgaactATTATCATGTATTAAAACACATTTCGAAGCTGATTAGATTAATTATCagttattttcttttattatttaaaTTATTATCATCTACTCAATTaggtgtgttttaatatataaatagtgatagttcagataggaaaaagaataatagttcaagtaaaaaaagaaaataattaataatTGAAATGTGAAATTCGTAAATAAGTAATAGTTCATGTGTGTTTTTATAGTTCACTCTTGCCTTTAGTTACTAGGTTAAGGCCTCGCTCCACTGGTCATCTGATATAAACacgtgtatatgtatatctgAGCCTGTTGATACATAATTGTTCTGTAAGGGATCGTTCGGTGGATGGTATAAATTGAGATATTCTAACACTAATTTTTTGTATCATATTTGATAGAATATATAAATTTATTTcagaataaatttataccttgtactaAATAAGGTATAAAATGCATTTCAACTTAAAAGATGGGATATCGCTTCTTATCCCATTTATTCTGAGATTCTTTTATATtagatgatataaaataatctcaagaGATGGATAAATTAGCTTCAAGATTataattcgaaataattttgattacCTACCAAAGGACCCTAACGATATTATATCCTAAGAAGTATTGCAAGACACTGTTGTGTGATGGGATAATCTCCTACAAGTATATTCCAATAGCTTTTTGGTGTTATAAGCCTATTGAATGTAAACATCTATGGTTAGGTTCTTATTTTCTCGGGTGTCAAATAGTTAAAAGTTTGAGTTTAAACTGCTTTTTTGGTTCTTGTCAAATTTAAGCTAATTGGAGAGTCAGATAGTGCTATGAAGATGACACATCCATGACTCAGGTAGTAACTGAATTGTATATTTTCGGTGACGAGGACAACTAAGAAGATAAATTTGTATTGTTTGCTGTATATTTGTACCTCAGGAACCATCTGTATGTAATGTAAGTAGGTGGTAAAGTTGCAAACAGGACAAATGAATTAATGAGCAACAGCGCAGCACTTCATGTGGCTTCGTGTCCTTGTGCACTCAACTTTAGTAAATGGGGCCTCTTAACACATTAGAGACATGTGATGCATCTGACTTTCTGACCTAATATTCATAGCCCTGCTTACGGCTAACTGCTAAGACAAAATGAACTTGATTGTGCAACTCATATTGACTAGGAGAAATCTCGGGAAACATGGAAAATGCTGGTTCACTACATAGAAACTTtatttgaatgaattatgaaactTTTTACAGTAAGTCACACTCACTCTTTGGCGGGgtacaaaatttaagaaagaaatgaaaacTTTAAAATTTATGATGTCATAAAATTTGTATGACTTTAAATCATTTTATGAAGGATAAAATAATaaatttgaagttaaattgttactaaatatggaagatgtcattctttttagaagattaaaaggaaagagtgtcgtATAAATTGAAACGAAAGGAGTATGTTTTATGTATAATAGACACGAAACCGATAGGATTTGTTATATAGTTTTCAGTTGGTGATGTTTCTTGTCCAATTATTGAATTTCGTTGAGGGTGAGCTTGGATAGTGGATGCTTTTCAAGTGTCATTTGAACTGTATTGGTGATAAATAGCTGAAATGATCTTGTGATTTTAGTTTGATTTTCATTTAAACTTCTTTTCGATATAAGAAAACAGATTGAAGGATTTGCATTTATGATTTGAAATGCATAGGACAAATCGTTCCATTCAAATGGACCCTATAGTACTTCAGATAAAAAGTAACGATTTCGACTTG
Coding sequences:
- the LOC132626732 gene encoding transcription factor bHLH148-like; translated protein: MEPMVVEMSSTVISNPVTSSNRVISRRKKIKKSLRNQTQSSNNNNNNNSDNTPSSTTTEWKTQAQQQVYSSKLLKALREVRISPPAPTAPKGGRAVREVADRVLAVTAKGRSRWSRAILTNRLKLKFMKKHAKRQKVAASCTTSRITRKPRVGILKLKTKNLPAFQKKARVLGRLVPGCRKQPLPVILDEATDYIAALEMQIRAMSALADLLSGASTSSTTTASQPPPS